In one Paenibacillus sp. JQZ6Y-1 genomic region, the following are encoded:
- a CDS encoding quercetin 2,3-dioxygenase: MTTSTLITHLPKESIPYLLRRGEGERYLFGNQVATIIANEQSTGGTFAAAIIGGAKGESFPLHRHQHTFESMYVLEGKVQLLLDGQSHLLLPGDYAHIAPGTEHAYRMIGHRNRFISYSVSGDSTVIYPIIGEPYPHIEYPPVSQHAYDEQQLRQAEEQADIVFHRVDDSIAIHREFPAYSLVDHDHVPREVTSYVLESGEGIRLLTGDQLHRLLATQQTTGGEYIVVASDGPKGDEIVSHYHEHHTETFFCTRGNMTMWANDQEVQLFPGDFLHVPAGTVHSYRLNDHFTQVVGLLVSGLFEPFFRLLGDEYEYHMFPNEAGPVRMDRVMANMDTLDLKVVAPPNSHQSN, from the coding sequence ATGACAACATCTACTCTTATCACTCATTTACCTAAGGAGAGCATACCGTATCTACTGCGACGTGGCGAAGGTGAACGCTATTTGTTCGGCAATCAGGTGGCAACGATTATTGCCAATGAACAAAGTACAGGTGGCACATTTGCAGCTGCAATCATCGGCGGCGCAAAAGGAGAGAGTTTCCCGCTGCACAGACACCAGCACACCTTTGAATCCATGTATGTATTGGAAGGAAAAGTACAGCTATTGCTGGATGGGCAAAGTCATTTGCTCCTGCCCGGTGATTATGCGCATATTGCACCGGGTACCGAGCATGCGTACCGGATGATCGGACATCGGAATCGCTTTATTTCCTATTCTGTTAGCGGAGATTCTACAGTGATTTATCCGATCATTGGTGAGCCATATCCACATATTGAATATCCCCCAGTCAGTCAGCATGCGTATGATGAGCAGCAGCTTCGTCAGGCAGAGGAGCAAGCAGACATCGTATTCCACAGAGTCGATGATTCCATTGCCATCCATCGCGAGTTTCCCGCCTATTCACTGGTGGATCATGATCATGTGCCTCGTGAAGTGACCAGTTATGTACTGGAGAGCGGGGAAGGGATTCGGCTCTTGACTGGCGATCAGCTACACCGTCTGCTGGCTACGCAGCAAACGACTGGCGGCGAATACATCGTCGTTGCCAGCGATGGACCGAAAGGCGATGAGATTGTCTCCCATTACCACGAGCATCACACCGAGACCTTCTTCTGTACTCGTGGCAATATGACGATGTGGGCAAATGATCAAGAGGTACAACTGTTTCCCGGCGACTTTTTGCATGTACCTGCCGGAACGGTACATTCCTACCGATTAAACGATCATTTTACACAAGTGGTCGGGTTGCTAGTTAGCGGCTTGTTTGAACCATTTTTCCGTCTACTGGGCGATGAGTATGAGTATCATATGTTTCCGAATGAAGCTGGACCAGTGCGTATGGATCGGGTGATGGCGAATATGGATACGCTTGATCTAAAAGTCGTTGCACCACCTAATTCTCATCAATCCAACTAA
- a CDS encoding AraC family transcriptional regulator: MNRHRVPYTRHPFEPNHPLSFIKIDVDHSYQQHAHHFYEVMYISEGQGILFIERQSLQVSEGDLFFIPPGIPHMLQKQDQDVNVRPLQMLNCLLLPEVLEPQCQEDQPSWDTEFEQMAAFFRQRNSWLGYREQQHEFARIMYSMQANQQNMPLGYRHKQYILLLDLLHTLYIQHQFSYPTAQTKVDHPAEFAISYIETHYRDPLRLDALCSWIGVSPRHLQRLIKQATGQTFVQVLQHVRMLHSCELLLETDWSVQTVAAEVGIQDMKYFYRIFKQHCGMTPSRFRTKHSSRETI; the protein is encoded by the coding sequence ATGAATCGACATAGAGTACCGTATACACGACATCCATTTGAGCCTAATCATCCACTGTCTTTTATTAAAATTGATGTGGATCATTCGTATCAGCAGCATGCACATCATTTTTATGAAGTGATGTATATTTCCGAGGGGCAAGGGATTTTGTTTATTGAGCGGCAATCATTGCAGGTATCGGAAGGAGATTTATTTTTCATTCCACCGGGCATACCGCATATGCTGCAAAAGCAAGATCAGGATGTGAATGTACGCCCGCTGCAAATGCTGAACTGCCTGTTGCTACCGGAGGTGTTGGAGCCGCAATGTCAGGAGGATCAACCGTCGTGGGATACGGAATTTGAGCAGATGGCAGCCTTTTTCCGACAACGTAATTCTTGGCTCGGTTATCGGGAACAACAGCACGAATTTGCCCGCATTATGTATAGTATGCAGGCGAATCAGCAGAATATGCCGCTTGGCTATCGGCATAAGCAGTATATTTTGCTGCTTGATCTGCTGCATACTTTATATATTCAGCATCAATTCAGCTACCCTACAGCACAGACAAAGGTGGATCATCCAGCTGAGTTTGCGATCAGCTATATTGAGACCCATTATCGCGATCCACTGCGACTGGATGCACTGTGCAGCTGGATCGGTGTCAGTCCACGCCATTTGCAGCGACTGATCAAACAAGCAACCGGGCAGACATTTGTCCAAGTATTGCAACATGTACGGATGCTGCATAGCTGTGAGCTACTGCTCGAAACGGATTGGAGTGTGCAGACCGTCGCTGCGGAGGTAGGCATTCAGGATATGAAGTATTTTTATCGAATATTCAAGCAGCATTGCGGGATGACGCCTTCGCGGTTTCGGACAAAGCATAGTTCTAGAGAAACCATCTAG